From Pseudobdellovibrio exovorus JSS, a single genomic window includes:
- a CDS encoding DUF4292 domain-containing protein — protein sequence MNKEKLRHLFLFMILGLIWSGCSKKSVEISDTSSAYLIETKAQIKNDGDTNSVTIEIALLPQQAIRMEISATLGVSVATVVMTPTQISYLLHSNKQFYTGPFHEKTLYPVFKKNIDPTILWRVVHDQVPQSAQLKCEVDADKRPLVCRDSEGTLVKWQYLADHRRRIDITSNRFEMRWLFTHQSVMSNYQNETFVLKKPSDYKEIIIR from the coding sequence GTGAACAAAGAAAAATTAAGACATCTTTTTCTTTTTATGATTCTTGGATTGATATGGTCAGGATGCTCTAAGAAGTCCGTTGAAATCAGCGACACCAGCTCGGCCTATCTTATCGAGACAAAAGCGCAAATCAAAAATGATGGCGACACGAATAGTGTGACGATCGAAATCGCGCTCTTGCCACAACAGGCAATACGTATGGAAATTTCAGCTACGTTAGGAGTTTCTGTTGCGACTGTGGTGATGACACCGACACAGATCAGTTATCTTTTGCACTCGAACAAACAGTTTTACACTGGGCCCTTCCATGAAAAAACCTTATACCCAGTATTCAAGAAAAATATAGATCCCACTATTCTGTGGAGAGTGGTTCACGATCAAGTCCCACAATCAGCACAATTAAAATGTGAAGTGGATGCGGATAAAAGACCTCTTGTCTGTCGTGATTCCGAAGGAACTTTGGTGAAATGGCAGTATTTAGCAGATCATCGTCGCAGAATTGATATTACAAGCAATAGGTTTGAGATGAGATGGCTTTTCACCCATCAAAGTGTGATGAGCAATTATCAAAACGAGACCTTCGTCTTGAAAAAGCCAAGCGACTATAAAGAAATTATCATACGTTAG
- a CDS encoding PrkA family serine protein kinase, which produces MSSVNFRSLVEKWQSQNPSSTAHWSGTFLEYLDLVKSNPKVTRNAYQRMYDMILESGTEEYIDFKKHVIRYKFFDDTPNNGKDAVFGLDVQLMKLVNVLKAASLGYGTEKRVILLHGPVGSAKSTICRRLKKGLEDYSHSDTGAMYTFEWIDEHGKLEGLLGKDVKSFQSPMNEEPLLLIPEDMRQSICDEINRGQDGHYRMKIVGELCPPSRFIFKHLMERYNGDLMKVLTHVRVKRLFISEADRIGIGTFQPKDEKNQDSTELTGDINYRKIAEYGSDSDPRAFNFDGEFNVANRGMIEFVEVLKLDVAFLYDLLGASQEHRIKPKKFAQTYIDEVIIGHTNEPEYRKLQDNEFMEALRDRTVKIDIPYITRLKEEINIYKKDFNSQRLRGISIAPHTIEIAAMWAILTRLEKPKKANLTRLQKLKLYNGKTLPNFTEDNVKELRKETMREGLDGISPRYIQDKLSNALVMAQQMNKGSVNPFMVMNELESGLKHHSLLSNDELKQEYKELLSVVKQEYEEIIKSEVQRAISADDGALQRLCANYIDNVKAYTQKEKVRNQFTGADEEPDERLMRAIEEKIEIPESRKEDFRREIMNYIGALAIDGKKFNYKMNERLHKALELKLFEDQKDSIKLTSLVSSVADKDTQEKIDIVKSRLIKDFGYDEISATDVLHYVASIFARGDVKNKQ; this is translated from the coding sequence ATGTCATCTGTGAACTTTCGAAGTCTTGTTGAAAAATGGCAATCTCAAAATCCCTCGTCGACGGCGCACTGGAGCGGTACTTTTCTTGAGTACTTAGACTTAGTGAAGTCTAATCCGAAGGTGACACGTAATGCCTATCAGCGCATGTACGATATGATTTTGGAATCTGGTACCGAAGAGTACATTGATTTCAAAAAACACGTTATTCGCTACAAATTTTTCGACGACACTCCTAACAACGGCAAAGATGCTGTCTTTGGGTTAGATGTTCAACTGATGAAGTTGGTGAATGTTTTAAAAGCGGCCTCTCTCGGCTACGGGACTGAAAAGCGTGTGATCTTACTTCACGGGCCAGTGGGTTCTGCTAAGTCGACTATCTGTCGTCGTTTGAAAAAAGGACTAGAAGATTATTCACATTCAGATACAGGTGCGATGTACACCTTTGAATGGATTGACGAGCACGGCAAGTTAGAGGGTCTATTAGGTAAAGATGTGAAGTCTTTCCAATCGCCGATGAATGAAGAACCTTTATTATTAATTCCTGAAGATATGCGCCAATCTATCTGTGACGAAATCAATCGCGGACAGGATGGTCATTATCGTATGAAAATTGTCGGTGAGCTTTGTCCGCCATCGCGCTTTATCTTTAAACATCTGATGGAGCGGTACAACGGCGACTTAATGAAAGTACTCACGCATGTTCGTGTGAAAAGACTTTTCATTTCTGAAGCGGATCGTATCGGTATCGGAACTTTCCAACCTAAAGATGAAAAGAATCAGGACTCAACAGAGCTAACAGGTGATATCAATTACCGCAAGATTGCCGAGTATGGTTCTGACTCTGATCCACGTGCATTTAACTTTGATGGTGAGTTCAATGTGGCCAATCGCGGTATGATTGAATTCGTCGAGGTTCTGAAGTTAGATGTGGCGTTCTTGTATGACCTCTTAGGCGCTTCGCAAGAGCATCGTATTAAGCCGAAGAAATTTGCTCAGACTTATATTGATGAAGTGATTATCGGGCATACGAATGAGCCCGAGTATCGTAAATTACAAGATAATGAGTTCATGGAAGCTCTTCGCGATCGTACGGTGAAAATCGATATCCCCTACATCACACGTTTAAAAGAAGAAATTAATATCTATAAGAAAGATTTCAATTCGCAGCGCTTGCGTGGAATTTCCATTGCTCCGCACACCATTGAAATCGCGGCTATGTGGGCGATTCTCACTCGCTTAGAAAAACCGAAAAAAGCGAACCTAACACGTCTTCAAAAACTGAAACTTTATAATGGTAAGACTTTGCCAAATTTCACAGAAGACAATGTGAAAGAACTTCGTAAAGAGACCATGCGTGAAGGTTTAGATGGTATTTCCCCGCGTTACATACAAGATAAATTATCGAATGCTCTTGTGATGGCTCAGCAAATGAATAAGGGGTCGGTAAATCCCTTTATGGTGATGAACGAGCTTGAAAGCGGTTTGAAACATCACTCTCTTTTATCAAATGACGAATTGAAGCAGGAATACAAAGAGCTTCTTTCTGTTGTGAAGCAAGAGTACGAAGAGATCATCAAATCAGAAGTGCAACGCGCGATCAGTGCGGATGATGGCGCCTTACAGCGTCTATGTGCGAATTACATTGATAATGTGAAAGCCTATACTCAGAAAGAAAAAGTACGCAACCAATTCACAGGCGCTGACGAGGAACCAGATGAAAGATTAATGCGCGCGATCGAAGAAAAAATCGAGATCCCTGAGTCTCGAAAAGAAGACTTCCGTCGCGAGATCATGAACTACATCGGTGCTTTGGCTATTGATGGTAAGAAATTTAATTACAAAATGAATGAAAGGCTGCATAAGGCCCTTGAGTTAAAGCTATTTGAAGATCAAAAAGACAGTATTAAGTTAACGTCATTGGTGAGCTCGGTAGCGGACAAGGACACACAAGAAAAAATTGATATTGTGAAGTCGCGTCTTATTAAAGATTTCGGCTATGACGAAATTTCAGCGACGGACGTATTACACTATGTAGCTAGCATTTTTGCGCGCGGAGATGTGAAGAACAAACAGTAG
- a CDS encoding DUF444 family protein: MAIREDQNRFRNIIKGRVRDDFKRYVTNGELIGKREDEFVKIPIPRVDIPTFRYGPKQNEQGVGQGDGDPSSGDASGQSGNGQGEAGSESGQHMLEVEISLDELADILGEKLELPNIQPKGAKNIVTERHKYSGLAPVGPEGLRKFKQTYKKALTRYISSGTYNPTDPVIVPIRRDYQYRTIKKTQMPHTKAVVIYMMDVSGSMGDEQKEIVRLESFWINTWLKKHYKGLETRFIIHDASAKEVDENTFFRTSESGGTLISSAYKLCQQMILSDYATSEWNIYPFHFSDGDNWSGEDTRLCLNLLKEFFLPNVNVFSYGQVESKYGSGQFLKDLQKEFAEDERLTLSQIEDRDKILNSIKDFLGKGK; encoded by the coding sequence ATGGCTATACGCGAAGATCAAAATCGGTTTAGAAATATTATTAAGGGCCGTGTGCGCGACGATTTTAAACGCTATGTGACCAACGGGGAGCTGATCGGTAAACGCGAAGATGAGTTCGTGAAGATTCCGATTCCCCGTGTAGATATTCCTACTTTTCGCTATGGTCCTAAACAAAATGAACAGGGTGTCGGACAAGGTGACGGTGATCCGTCTTCAGGTGATGCTTCTGGGCAATCGGGTAATGGACAAGGCGAAGCGGGCAGTGAATCGGGTCAGCACATGCTCGAAGTGGAGATCTCTTTAGATGAGCTGGCTGATATCCTTGGTGAAAAGTTAGAACTTCCTAACATTCAACCGAAGGGCGCTAAAAATATCGTGACGGAACGTCATAAATACTCGGGCCTAGCTCCTGTCGGGCCTGAAGGTTTACGTAAATTCAAACAAACCTATAAAAAAGCACTGACACGTTATATCTCTTCAGGAACTTACAATCCGACAGATCCTGTTATTGTGCCTATTCGCCGCGACTATCAGTATCGCACTATCAAAAAGACGCAGATGCCTCACACCAAAGCGGTGGTCATTTATATGATGGACGTTTCAGGTTCAATGGGGGACGAGCAAAAAGAAATCGTCAGATTAGAATCTTTTTGGATTAACACGTGGTTAAAGAAACACTACAAAGGCTTAGAGACTCGTTTTATTATCCACGATGCTTCTGCAAAAGAAGTAGATGAAAACACGTTTTTCCGTACCAGTGAGTCCGGCGGAACTTTGATCAGCTCGGCGTATAAACTGTGTCAGCAAATGATTTTAAGCGATTACGCCACAAGCGAATGGAATATCTATCCCTTTCATTTCAGCGATGGTGACAACTGGAGTGGTGAAGACACGCGCCTTTGCTTAAACCTTTTGAAAGAGTTTTTCCTGCCGAATGTAAATGTGTTTTCCTATGGGCAGGTAGAAAGTAAATACGGCAGTGGTCAATTCTTAAAAGATCTACAGAAAGAGTTCGCTGAGGACGAGCGTTTGACTCTGAGCCAAATTGAAGATCGCGATAAAATTTTAAACTCGATCAAAGATTTCTTGGGCAAAGGTAAATAA
- a CDS encoding SpoVR family protein translates to MANLTVELETERKRICKIAKDCGLDFFETIFELITYDQISQIAAYGGFPVRYPHWKFGMEYEQLSKSYEYGLSKIYEMVINTDPCYAYLMEGNSMMDQKLVMSHVYGHCDFFKNNVWFSKTNRKMMDQMANHATRIRRYIDRHGYDTVEQFIDTCLSLENLIDRHSILNGPPKMTDDAPVTSGREDYMFRVEKPYMRNYINPPDYIADQKQKQSQREQMKVRFPAQPVRDVLSFLMYYAPLEDWQQDILTIVRDEAYYFAPQGMTKTLNEGWASYWHSYMMTRHILNDSEIIDFADHHSGTMFMQMGGYNPYKVGIELFRDIEERWNKGRFGREWDECDDIRERKSWDKKTGLGREKIFEVRKIYNDVTFIDEFLTEDFCVRNRMFVYKMNKETGRFEVDTRDFKAIKAQLLFQMTNFGQPIIKIEDANFENRGELLMTHVHEGLDLQPDYMDATMRNLFKLWKRPVNIVTLMDNEAQLFRFDGNSYTKHSLDGDNKKETAEQQELTKT, encoded by the coding sequence ATGGCAAATTTAACTGTTGAGCTAGAAACAGAACGCAAACGAATTTGTAAGATCGCAAAAGATTGTGGTTTGGATTTCTTTGAAACTATTTTTGAATTGATTACCTATGATCAAATCAGCCAAATTGCAGCCTATGGCGGCTTTCCAGTGCGCTATCCCCATTGGAAATTCGGGATGGAGTATGAACAGCTTTCTAAATCCTATGAATATGGTCTATCGAAAATTTACGAAATGGTGATCAACACGGACCCTTGTTATGCCTACCTGATGGAAGGCAACTCGATGATGGATCAGAAGTTGGTTATGTCCCATGTGTATGGTCACTGTGATTTTTTTAAGAACAATGTGTGGTTTTCAAAAACTAATCGCAAAATGATGGATCAAATGGCCAATCACGCCACGCGCATTCGTCGCTACATTGATCGCCATGGCTATGATACTGTCGAACAATTTATTGATACGTGTTTAAGTTTAGAAAACCTCATTGATCGTCATAGTATTTTAAATGGTCCACCGAAAATGACGGATGATGCTCCGGTGACCAGCGGCCGTGAAGATTACATGTTTCGGGTAGAAAAACCCTACATGAGAAATTATATTAATCCTCCAGATTACATTGCAGATCAGAAACAAAAACAAAGTCAGCGCGAGCAAATGAAAGTTCGTTTTCCTGCTCAGCCTGTACGCGATGTGCTTTCTTTTTTGATGTATTATGCGCCACTTGAAGATTGGCAGCAGGATATTCTGACTATCGTGCGTGATGAAGCGTATTATTTTGCTCCACAGGGAATGACAAAGACCCTAAACGAGGGGTGGGCATCCTACTGGCATTCTTATATGATGACTCGACATATTTTGAATGACTCCGAAATCATTGATTTTGCTGACCATCATTCAGGAACAATGTTTATGCAGATGGGGGGCTATAATCCGTATAAAGTGGGTATTGAACTCTTTCGTGATATTGAAGAGCGTTGGAATAAAGGGCGCTTTGGTCGCGAGTGGGATGAGTGTGATGATATTCGCGAACGTAAAAGCTGGGATAAGAAAACTGGCTTAGGTCGTGAAAAAATATTTGAAGTTCGCAAAATCTACAATGATGTCACTTTTATCGATGAGTTTCTTACAGAAGATTTCTGTGTTCGTAATCGCATGTTTGTCTACAAGATGAATAAAGAGACCGGACGCTTCGAAGTCGACACAAGAGACTTTAAAGCCATCAAAGCTCAGTTACTGTTTCAAATGACGAACTTCGGTCAGCCCATTATTAAAATCGAGGATGCCAATTTCGAAAATCGTGGAGAACTCTTAATGACTCATGTTCACGAAGGATTGGATCTACAACCGGATTATATGGATGCAACCATGAGAAACCTGTTTAAACTGTGGAAACGGCCTGTTAACATTGTAACTTTGATGGATAACGAAGCGCAGCTTTTCAGATTTGACGGGAACAGCTATACAAAACACAGTTTAGATGGTGATAATAAGAAAGAAACCGCTGAACAACAGGAACTCACTAAGACATAA
- a CDS encoding translation initiation factor (involved in start site selection during the initiation of translation): MSTKDRVLVYSTDPKDQALLSGELEKNKNLAAQQTLVDQNKYVVVFRLETQSRGGKTVTVMDKLPAFEPFLKELTKELKVKCGVGGSHRIAGDFGIIEIQGDKRDAIKKILDKKQIKYKGM, from the coding sequence TTGTCTACCAAAGATCGCGTATTAGTCTATTCGACTGATCCCAAGGATCAGGCTTTGCTATCAGGTGAGCTAGAAAAGAATAAGAACTTAGCGGCTCAGCAGACTCTTGTGGATCAAAACAAGTATGTGGTGGTGTTCCGCCTTGAAACTCAAAGTCGTGGCGGTAAGACCGTGACTGTGATGGATAAACTTCCTGCCTTCGAGCCCTTCTTAAAAGAGCTGACAAAAGAATTAAAAGTAAAATGTGGCGTGGGTGGCTCGCATCGTATAGCTGGAGACTTTGGAATTATTGAAATCCAAGGTGATAAGCGGGATGCAATTAAGAAAATTTTAGACAAAAAACAAATCAAGTACAAAGGCATGTAA
- a CDS encoding response regulator transcription factor yields MKDSGTKKKIMIVDDFEESCQLMVEILSSEFECHYVCQAEKALELIHALKPHLIIMDYKMPYVTGVELCKIIKDAPSLRHIPIIFISGAVSSDERIETLESGGDDFLSKPFHPKELMLRVKKRLQSYALESISQLKVGNLKMNLNSRQCFLDNQEVVLTPKQFETLKLLIENRNQAVSRQLFMTEIWGHADVTQRNVDSQINYLKKKINGFIGQISSVPGFGYRLDGE; encoded by the coding sequence GTGAAAGATTCTGGAACAAAAAAGAAGATAATGATCGTCGATGATTTTGAAGAAAGCTGTCAGTTGATGGTAGAGATTCTTTCGTCAGAATTTGAGTGTCACTATGTGTGTCAGGCTGAAAAAGCGTTAGAGCTGATTCATGCTTTGAAGCCACACTTGATTATCATGGATTATAAAATGCCATACGTGACGGGTGTTGAGCTTTGTAAAATCATTAAAGATGCTCCGAGCTTACGACACATACCGATTATTTTTATCTCGGGTGCTGTGAGTTCAGATGAAAGAATTGAAACATTAGAATCGGGTGGCGATGATTTTCTTTCAAAGCCATTCCATCCTAAAGAGCTTATGTTGCGAGTTAAAAAAAGACTGCAAAGTTATGCGCTAGAGAGCATAAGTCAGTTAAAAGTGGGCAACCTTAAGATGAATCTGAATTCACGACAGTGCTTTTTAGATAATCAAGAGGTGGTGTTGACTCCAAAGCAATTTGAAACTTTAAAACTCCTAATTGAAAATCGTAATCAAGCTGTATCACGTCAGTTGTTTATGACGGAGATCTGGGGACATGCAGATGTCACGCAACGAAATGTCGATTCACAGATCAACTATCTAAAAAAGAAAATCAATGGATTCATAGGGCAGATATCTTCTGTTCCAGGTTTTGGTTATCGTTTAGATGGCGAGTGA
- a CDS encoding methyltransferase domain-containing protein, with translation MASDSDSAKKSNDINWWEAIDLHKIYLSDYRRNEAYQSALQRYITPESVVVDIGCGTGILGFMALKAGARKLYAIEQSNMIHVAREVAERNQLSDRIEFIQGDLFELSLPENADIILHDQIGDFFWDEGMVEKLAYARAHFLKPQGKILPQELGLHLVPAFHPAFHMDAAFWKEPFYGIDFSTLHREEIKQSAARNNKPLKIVLKTEDIFLSSPQEVAHVDFLSDAKPLSEVKLTYPISKTGWCTGLVGFFQIIFDQENILSTSPLMPPTNWAQFLIPVREQIWVEAGQVLNVEIQLDIKKNTWDCRVSMGS, from the coding sequence ATGGCGAGTGATTCGGATTCAGCTAAAAAATCCAATGACATAAACTGGTGGGAAGCGATTGATCTGCATAAGATCTACTTAAGCGACTATCGGCGCAACGAAGCTTATCAATCGGCATTACAGAGGTATATAACACCTGAAAGTGTTGTCGTGGATATTGGTTGCGGTACAGGAATTTTGGGCTTTATGGCCTTAAAAGCAGGGGCCCGTAAGCTTTACGCCATTGAGCAATCCAACATGATTCATGTGGCCCGCGAGGTTGCCGAACGGAACCAGCTTTCTGATCGGATTGAATTCATCCAAGGTGATTTGTTTGAGCTGTCTTTACCTGAAAATGCCGACATTATTTTGCACGATCAAATCGGCGATTTTTTTTGGGATGAGGGAATGGTTGAAAAGTTAGCTTATGCACGGGCTCACTTTTTAAAACCGCAAGGAAAGATTTTACCACAAGAGCTTGGTCTGCATTTAGTCCCAGCATTCCATCCCGCATTTCATATGGATGCGGCTTTTTGGAAAGAACCTTTTTACGGGATAGATTTTTCAACGCTACATCGTGAAGAAATCAAACAAAGTGCGGCTAGAAATAATAAGCCGCTGAAGATTGTTTTGAAGACAGAAGATATCTTTTTATCTTCGCCTCAAGAGGTGGCACATGTTGATTTTCTTTCTGATGCCAAGCCTTTGTCAGAGGTGAAGCTTACCTATCCCATTTCAAAAACAGGATGGTGCACGGGGCTTGTTGGTTTTTTTCAAATTATCTTCGATCAAGAAAATATTTTGTCGACATCACCGCTCATGCCTCCGACCAATTGGGCACAGTTTTTAATTCCTGTGCGTGAACAGATTTGGGTGGAAGCAGGACAAGTTCTAAATGTAGAAATTCAGCTCGATATAAAGAAGAACACATGGGATTGCCGTGTTTCGATGGGAAGCTAG
- the tadA gene encoding tRNA adenosine(34) deaminase TadA, which produces MTPKKPSNDTLGQSKMDLHLQSQQDERFMRLALKLAERSESLGEVPIGALIVDKNGKIIAKSTNLREKHATTLGHAELVAIHRACKKLNSWRLLDCTLYVTLEPCFMCAGALVQSRIGRVVYAAHDPKAGALQSLAQLGQDTRLNHRFDVTAGILENESSLLLKSFFKTKRDLKKQSKSIR; this is translated from the coding sequence ATGACACCCAAGAAACCATCAAATGACACGCTAGGTCAATCAAAAATGGACCTTCATCTGCAATCCCAGCAGGATGAGCGCTTTATGCGTTTAGCACTTAAATTAGCAGAAAGAAGCGAATCCCTCGGGGAAGTGCCTATCGGAGCCTTAATTGTTGATAAAAATGGCAAAATCATCGCCAAAAGCACCAATCTACGGGAAAAACATGCCACCACCCTAGGCCACGCAGAACTGGTCGCCATCCATCGCGCCTGCAAAAAGCTGAACTCATGGCGCCTACTGGATTGCACGCTGTACGTGACCCTTGAGCCCTGTTTCATGTGCGCCGGAGCCTTAGTGCAGTCCCGCATCGGTCGTGTGGTCTATGCCGCCCATGACCCCAAGGCCGGAGCTTTACAGAGCTTGGCGCAATTAGGTCAGGACACTCGCCTGAACCACCGCTTCGATGTGACCGCAGGTATTTTAGAAAACGAAAGCAGTCTGTTATTAAAAAGTTTTTTCAAAACAAAGCGCGATCTTAAAAAACAAAGTAAATCTATTCGCTAG
- the rpsU gene encoding 30S ribosomal protein S21 yields MALVRIKDGESFEGAFRKFKKSCEKAGILSEVKKREHFEKPSVSAKKKSIAARKRAHKKVRRSWGD; encoded by the coding sequence GTGGCATTAGTTAGAATTAAAGACGGAGAAAGCTTCGAAGGAGCATTCCGTAAATTCAAAAAGTCTTGTGAAAAGGCTGGTATTCTTTCTGAAGTAAAAAAGCGTGAACATTTTGAAAAACCAAGTGTTTCTGCTAAGAAAAAATCCATCGCTGCACGCAAGCGCGCACATAAAAAAGTTCGTCGTAGCTGGGGAGATTAA
- a CDS encoding GatB/YqeY domain-containing protein, translating into MEIREKIMADIKSAMVSKDTVKLNTLRFLNAQIKNKEIDSRPNPITADDVMAVIKKLVKQRKESIEQFSAGGRTDLAEAETAELKVLEAYLPAQMTREQVEALVAEVITAVGAAGIKDMGKVIKETQARSGGTADGKTISEVVKAKLS; encoded by the coding sequence GTGGAAATTCGCGAAAAAATAATGGCCGACATCAAGTCGGCCATGGTGTCTAAAGACACTGTTAAATTAAATACTCTTAGATTCTTAAACGCACAGATCAAAAACAAAGAAATCGATTCTCGCCCGAATCCAATCACGGCAGACGATGTAATGGCTGTGATCAAAAAACTTGTTAAGCAACGTAAAGAATCTATTGAACAATTCTCTGCTGGCGGTCGTACTGACTTGGCTGAAGCGGAGACCGCTGAATTAAAAGTTTTAGAAGCTTATTTGCCGGCTCAGATGACACGTGAACAAGTGGAAGCTCTTGTGGCTGAAGTGATCACGGCTGTCGGTGCTGCTGGTATTAAAGATATGGGGAAAGTGATCAAAGAAACCCAAGCTCGTTCCGGTGGAACAGCGGATGGTAAAACGATCAGTGAAGTTGTTAAAGCGAAGCTCAGCTAG
- the dnaG gene encoding DNA primase, with translation MRYSPEFVDRVQEANNLVDIISQYTQLKQSGGGYMGRCPFPDHAEKTASFSVSESKQVFHCFGCKKSGNLFSFLRDYNGMSFPEAVEYLAERASIPLPEPVHEAHNDHYHEQQDKKKLMLKANKTAMEFFREMLKRAPNDHPIKAYVQKRKLQPETLEEFHIGFAPDEWEALSNHLHRQKVPAALAEEAKLVKARKEGNGHFDLFRDRLMFPILSPTQEVLAFGGRIHAQGEPKYLNSPETPVFNKSRVLYGLAHTAKYIRSEDAVIIVEGYMDLVSLFQAGLKNVAATMGTALTAEHAKLIKRLTTNVVVLFDGDEAGQRAAERSLPLLLAAGLYPKGLVLTEAKDPDEYVSQFGMESLKAKIDTSPELFNMVLQMWMRDYRGEAAQKVKLMDLVRPVFEAIPDPRLKSLYAQELSHRMNVGLDWVRSALSSASSNRETSRNWSADSRADVRPDANSEVKKPATTAANEPKKPVFSISGSSQAEVLLMQLALKSRANFQTILDQQILSQISHLGVKKLLENAEQVYRQDVAKFDRLTSLLIEQVDRPELLFSTVANSVDFDTEKENKMIADCCKRIQQTFLKEQAKRIALGINKNDIDKLKEIDDLQRNRISLNKTDKN, from the coding sequence TTGCGCTATTCACCCGAATTTGTAGATCGAGTGCAGGAAGCCAACAACTTAGTCGATATCATCTCTCAGTACACTCAATTAAAACAAAGTGGCGGTGGCTATATGGGCCGCTGTCCGTTTCCAGATCACGCTGAAAAAACGGCGAGTTTTTCTGTGTCTGAATCGAAGCAGGTCTTTCACTGTTTTGGCTGTAAGAAAAGCGGAAATCTTTTTAGTTTCTTACGTGATTATAATGGGATGAGTTTTCCTGAAGCGGTAGAGTATCTTGCTGAACGCGCTTCGATCCCTTTACCTGAACCTGTGCACGAAGCTCACAACGATCACTATCACGAGCAGCAAGATAAAAAAAAGCTGATGTTGAAAGCGAACAAGACAGCGATGGAATTCTTTCGCGAGATGCTGAAGCGTGCTCCGAATGATCATCCCATCAAAGCCTATGTGCAAAAACGTAAACTTCAACCTGAAACTTTAGAAGAGTTCCACATCGGTTTTGCACCGGACGAGTGGGAAGCTCTATCGAATCACCTGCATCGTCAAAAAGTCCCTGCGGCTTTGGCTGAAGAGGCCAAACTGGTGAAAGCCCGTAAAGAGGGTAATGGTCATTTTGATCTTTTCCGTGATCGTTTGATGTTTCCGATTTTGTCTCCGACTCAGGAAGTATTGGCCTTTGGTGGACGGATTCATGCTCAGGGTGAACCGAAATATCTGAATAGTCCCGAAACTCCGGTTTTCAATAAAAGCCGCGTGTTGTATGGGTTAGCTCATACAGCGAAATATATTCGTTCTGAAGATGCAGTGATTATTGTTGAAGGCTACATGGACCTAGTTTCCTTATTCCAAGCGGGTTTGAAGAACGTGGCGGCCACCATGGGAACGGCATTAACCGCTGAACACGCAAAACTCATCAAAAGATTAACCACCAATGTGGTCGTGTTGTTTGATGGTGATGAGGCCGGACAAAGAGCGGCTGAACGCAGTCTTCCGCTTTTACTGGCGGCAGGGCTCTATCCGAAAGGACTTGTTTTGACTGAGGCGAAGGACCCCGATGAGTACGTCAGTCAATTCGGGATGGAGTCTCTGAAAGCTAAAATCGACACAAGCCCAGAGCTATTTAATATGGTTTTACAAATGTGGATGCGAGATTACAGAGGCGAAGCGGCTCAAAAAGTAAAGCTGATGGACCTTGTTCGTCCTGTTTTTGAGGCTATTCCTGACCCAAGACTGAAAAGTTTATATGCGCAGGAATTGTCCCACCGCATGAATGTGGGTTTAGACTGGGTGCGCTCAGCACTGAGTTCAGCCTCTTCGAATCGCGAGACCTCTCGTAATTGGAGTGCGGACTCTAGGGCTGATGTTCGACCGGATGCGAATTCAGAGGTAAAAAAGCCTGCGACAACAGCGGCGAATGAGCCTAAGAAGCCTGTATTTTCGATTTCAGGATCCTCGCAGGCAGAAGTGCTGTTAATGCAACTTGCGCTCAAGAGTCGTGCCAATTTTCAGACGATTTTAGATCAGCAAATCTTAAGCCAAATCAGTCACTTAGGTGTTAAAAAACTCCTCGAAAATGCAGAGCAAGTTTATAGACAAGACGTTGCTAAGTTTGATAGATTGACCAGTCTGCTGATAGAGCAAGTTGATCGTCCGGAACTCTTGTTTTCGACAGTCGCGAATTCTGTGGATTTCGATACTGAAAAAGAAAACAAAATGATCGCGGATTGTTGTAAGCGAATTCAACAGACGTTTTTGAAAGAACAGGCGAAACGAATCGCTCTGGGAATTAACAAAAATGATATCGACAAGTTAAAAGAAATCGACGATTTGCAACGCAACAGAATTTCTTTAAACAAAACCGATAAAAATTAA